The following are encoded together in the Novipirellula galeiformis genome:
- a CDS encoding M50 family metallopeptidase has protein sequence MKQPPQSSEKPPARATSSPVPDSPNSDAPSPELIATAFHEAGHAVMALSLGRSIDKVTISPRRLQVEGVRLGACKIQKGRTKSSRDWLEDEVLILFAGMVAEATITGHYCEKGAAQDLRTARRLLHNRPATPRQMERIERRLIDKTAYRLGDEGHAKAIELIAKELLLKTTISGRAVRHFFNMAVKP, from the coding sequence ATGAAACAACCACCGCAATCGAGCGAAAAACCGCCAGCACGAGCGACTTCGAGTCCAGTTCCCGATTCGCCAAACTCAGATGCGCCAAGTCCCGAATTGATCGCGACAGCGTTTCACGAAGCGGGGCATGCGGTGATGGCATTGTCGCTTGGTCGGTCAATCGACAAAGTGACCATCTCGCCGCGTCGATTGCAAGTTGAGGGTGTGCGATTGGGGGCCTGTAAAATCCAAAAGGGGCGGACCAAATCGAGTCGCGATTGGCTCGAGGATGAGGTTCTGATCCTCTTTGCCGGGATGGTCGCCGAAGCGACAATCACGGGCCACTACTGTGAAAAAGGCGCCGCCCAGGACCTCCGGACCGCCCGCCGTCTATTGCACAATCGTCCTGCAACGCCACGTCAAATGGAGCGGATTGAACGCCGGTTGATTGATAAGACCGCGTATCGATTGGGAGACGAGGGGCACGCCAAAGCGATCGAATTGATTGCCAAAGAACTGCTCCTCAAGACCACCATCAGCGGTCGTGCGGTGCGACATTTTTTCAACATGGCGGTCAAACCTTAG
- a CDS encoding Tex family protein: MATKTENVFDIATATQAIARELGLPPKQVQSAVELLDAGNTIPFIARYRKEATGGLDEIALRAIEDALEKAMALAARKTTVLKTIDEQGLLTAALRKQIEQCPDLATLEAIYLPYKPKRRTRATIARERGLAPLAELLLSQSKLGKSKDDVLKAFVDAAKDVPDADAALQGALDIVAEQWSEDAPTRTWMSKHAFSQGRITSSIKRGKKDQAEKFEQYVDHQESANRIPGHRLLAMMRGESEGVLKVGIQLEDSQVLAELKPKLVPNRDFEFRNELLATVEDCYQRLLMPATESTVMQALKEKADEEAIAVFGKNLRELLMSAPAGPRVTIGIDPGFRTGCKVAVVDGTGKFLTNTTIYPTPPKSDTAAAGKALLALIQKHDVELIAIGNGTASRETDSFVGDLIREHKLAVTKVMVSESGASIYSASELASKEFPDLDITVRGAISIARRLQDPLAELVKSDPKSIGVGQYQHDVNQTQLRKCLDRTVESCVNNVGVDLNMASVPLLSYVAGIGPKLAANIVEYRDQNGQFKNRKELGKVPKLGKKAFEQAAGFLRIRGGDEPLDNSAVHPESYPVVSRMAKKLGADSHALVGNASLSQKLQPSEFVDDRFGLPTVADIIAELGKPGRDPRSEFRAVKFDDSVNCMEDLKPGMVLEGVITNVTHFGAFIDIGVHQDGLIHISQLANTFVQDPNEVVAVGDVTKVKVLEIDLPRKRISVTRKF; encoded by the coding sequence ATGGCTACGAAAACGGAAAACGTGTTTGACATTGCAACGGCCACCCAAGCCATTGCCCGCGAACTAGGTCTGCCACCGAAACAGGTGCAATCGGCGGTCGAGCTCCTTGATGCTGGCAATACAATTCCGTTTATTGCTCGCTATCGCAAAGAGGCCACTGGGGGACTCGATGAAATAGCGTTGCGTGCGATCGAGGATGCCCTGGAAAAAGCGATGGCGCTCGCGGCACGCAAAACCACCGTGCTGAAAACCATTGACGAACAAGGCCTGCTTACCGCGGCGCTTCGCAAACAGATCGAACAGTGCCCGGACCTAGCCACGCTCGAAGCGATCTATCTGCCGTATAAACCGAAGCGTCGCACTCGGGCAACGATCGCACGCGAACGCGGTTTGGCGCCTTTGGCTGAGCTGTTGTTAAGTCAAAGCAAACTCGGGAAATCAAAGGACGACGTGCTCAAGGCGTTTGTCGACGCAGCTAAAGACGTTCCCGATGCGGATGCCGCGTTACAAGGCGCGCTCGATATTGTTGCCGAGCAATGGTCCGAAGACGCCCCGACGCGAACGTGGATGTCAAAGCACGCCTTTTCGCAAGGCCGAATCACCTCCTCGATCAAACGGGGCAAGAAGGATCAAGCGGAAAAGTTCGAGCAGTATGTCGACCATCAAGAATCGGCCAACCGGATTCCGGGGCACCGCTTATTGGCCATGATGCGTGGTGAGTCCGAAGGGGTCCTGAAGGTTGGCATTCAACTCGAGGACTCTCAAGTGCTCGCCGAGTTGAAGCCCAAGCTCGTGCCGAATCGCGACTTTGAATTTCGCAACGAGTTACTCGCGACGGTCGAAGATTGTTACCAGCGGCTATTGATGCCGGCGACCGAATCGACCGTCATGCAAGCGTTAAAGGAAAAGGCGGACGAGGAAGCGATCGCAGTGTTCGGAAAGAACCTACGAGAGCTGCTCATGTCGGCTCCGGCGGGACCACGCGTGACGATTGGGATCGACCCTGGATTTCGCACCGGGTGCAAGGTTGCGGTGGTCGATGGGACCGGCAAGTTTCTCACCAACACAACGATCTACCCAACACCGCCCAAAAGCGACACTGCGGCGGCGGGCAAGGCGTTGTTGGCGCTGATCCAAAAGCACGACGTCGAACTGATTGCGATTGGAAACGGGACCGCGTCGCGGGAAACGGACAGTTTTGTTGGCGATCTGATTCGCGAGCACAAACTCGCCGTCACCAAGGTGATGGTCAGCGAATCGGGGGCGTCGATTTATTCCGCCAGCGAATTAGCGTCCAAAGAGTTCCCCGATTTGGACATCACCGTGCGGGGTGCGATTAGTATTGCTCGCCGCTTGCAAGATCCGTTGGCTGAATTGGTTAAATCCGATCCAAAGTCAATCGGGGTGGGCCAATACCAACACGACGTAAACCAAACCCAACTTCGCAAATGTCTCGACCGCACCGTCGAATCGTGTGTCAACAACGTCGGCGTCGATCTAAACATGGCGAGCGTTCCGTTGTTGTCGTACGTCGCGGGGATCGGCCCCAAATTGGCGGCGAATATCGTCGAATATCGAGACCAAAACGGTCAATTTAAAAATCGCAAGGAGCTCGGCAAGGTTCCTAAGTTAGGCAAAAAAGCGTTCGAGCAAGCGGCTGGTTTTCTTCGAATTCGAGGCGGAGACGAGCCATTGGACAACTCCGCGGTGCACCCCGAAAGCTATCCCGTCGTCAGCCGAATGGCAAAGAAGCTCGGCGCGGACTCTCACGCCTTGGTCGGCAATGCGAGTTTGAGCCAAAAGCTCCAACCGAGTGAGTTCGTCGACGATCGCTTTGGACTTCCCACCGTGGCGGATATCATTGCAGAGCTAGGGAAACCAGGCCGCGACCCCCGCAGCGAATTCCGAGCCGTCAAGTTCGACGACAGCGTGAATTGCATGGAAGACCTGAAGCCAGGGATGGTGCT